A part of Anser cygnoides isolate HZ-2024a breed goose chromosome 17, Taihu_goose_T2T_genome, whole genome shotgun sequence genomic DNA contains:
- the SLC5A1 gene encoding sodium/glucose cotransporter 1 isoform X3 — translation MPEYLRKRFGGKRIQVYLSVLSLIVYIFTKISADIFSGAIFIQLAIGLNLYLAIIILLAITALYTITGGLAAVIYTDTLQTFIMVVGSFILMGFAFKEVGGYDAFMQKYMEAIPSNISYGNTTIDSSCYRPREDAFHIFRDPVTGDLPWPGLIFGLSILALWYWCTDQVIVQRCLSGKNMSHVKAGCIMCGYLKLLPMFIIVMPGMISRILYTDVVACVVPDICEKACGTAVGCTNIAYPKMVVELMPNGLRGLMLSVMLASLMSSLTSIFNSASTLFTMDIYTKIRKRPSEKELMLAGRAFMLLLIGISIAWVPVVQSAQSGQLFDYIQSVTSYLGPPIAAVFVLGIFCKRVNEQGAFWGLMFGLLAGLSRMIAEFAYGTGSCVTPSNCPFVICGIHYLYFAIILFGVSVIVILAVSFMTKPIPDVHLYRLCWSLRNSKEERIDLDADDEEDIPDEKDEESVSEAGEEPGCLKKAYNWFCGLDQQKGPKLSKEEEEALKEKLTDTSEVPLWRNVVNVNGIILLTVAVFCHAFFA, via the exons gCAGACATATTCTCTGGAGCTATATTTATACAGCTGGCCATAGGACTGAATCTTTACTTGGCCATTATTATTCTGCTTGCTATTACTGCTCTTTATACCATCACAG GTGGCCTTGCAGCTGTGATTTACACAGATACCTTGCAAACGTTTATCATGGTTGTGGGATCTTTTATTCTTATGGGATTTG CATTTAAAGAGGTAGGAGGATATGATGCTTTTATGCAGAAGTATATGGAGGCAATTCCATCCAATATCTCCTATGGAAACACTACAATTGATAGCTCATGCTACAGACCTCGGGAGGATGCCTTTCACATCTTCCGAGATCCTGTCACTGGAGATCTGCCATGGCCAGGACTGATCTTCGGTTTGAGCATCCTTGCTCTGTGGTACTGGTGCACAGATCAG GTTATTGTCCAAAGATGTCTCTCCGGCAAGAACATGTCCCATGTGAAGGCTGGATGTATCATGTGTGGATACCTGAAGCTCTTGCCCATGTTTATCATAGTGATGCCTGGAATGATCAGCCGAATTTTGTATACAG aTGTGGTGGCTTGTGTTGTTCCTGATATCTGCGAGAAGGCCTGTGGCACTGCAGTTGGCTGTACCAATATTGCTTATCCAAAAATGGTAGTAGAACTTATGCCAAATG gtcTGCGAGGTCTGATGTTGTCAGTCATGTTGGCCTCCCTTATGAGCTCCTTGACTTCCATTTTTAACAGTGCTAGTACATTGTTCACTATGGACATTTACACCAAAATTCGAAAACGACCATCAGAGAAAGAGCTTATGTTGGCTGGAAG GGCATTTATGTTACTTTTAATTGGCATCAGCATTGCCTGGGTTCCTGTGGTGCAGTCAGCTCAAAGTGGGCAGCTCTTTGATTACATTCAGTCAGTTACTAGCTACCTGGGACCTCCCATTGCTGCTGTCTTCGTGCTAGGCATCTTCTGCAAGCGGGTCAATGAGCAG GGTGCCTTCTGGGGCCTGATGTTTGGGCTGCTAGCTGGACTCAGCAGAATGATTGCAGAGTTTGCCTATGGAACTGGCAGCTGTGTGACACCTTCCAACTGTCCATTCGTTATCTGTGGGATTCATTATCTTTACTTTGCAATAATTCTTTTTGGAGTTTCTGTCATCGTTATCCTGGCAGTCTCCTTCATGACTAAGCCCATTCCTGATGTACAT cTTTACCGCTTGTGCTGGTCCTTGCGGAACAGCAAAGAGGAACGTATTGATCTTGATGCAGATGATGAGGAGGACATACCTGATGAAAAAGACGAGGAGTCAG TTTCAGAGGCAGGTGAAGAACCAGGATGCTTAAAGAAAGCTTACAACTGGTTCTGTGGCTTAGACCAACAAAAAGGACCCAAACTCagcaaggaggaagaggaagcatTGAAGGAGAAACTGACTGACACATCAGAAGTGCCACTTTGGAGAAATGTTGTGAATGTCAATGGCATCATCCTATTGACTGTGGCTGTATTTTGCCATGCCTTTTTTGCATAA